A genomic region of Melanotaenia boesemani isolate fMelBoe1 chromosome 13, fMelBoe1.pri, whole genome shotgun sequence contains the following coding sequences:
- the LOC121651678 gene encoding L-rhamnose-binding lectin SML-like: MEQIFTVYNTNIFLPGCCRGPETHTSSAITTQRVVTCGDATNVQHLSCEKGVIIVQAALYGRRDTETCSEGKPVAELSDTSCSQSGTLDVLKERCNGKEVCEIDITVVNTPDPCSSIYKYLDTTYSCFPAVHSVTCEGSLAYLQCDDGQLISVLGAFYGRSDQSTCIYGPPTGEVQNVQCHYAATEVADSCNDRSSCSVKAADSVFDDLCSATYKYLEVAYICKHPENGSQD; this comes from the exons ATGGAGCAAATATTCACAGTTTATAACACCAACATTTTCCTTCCAGGCTGCTGCAGAGGCCCAGAAACTCACACTTCCTCTGCCATTACCACACAGAGAGTGGTCACCTGTGGTGACGCTACCAATGTCCAGCACCTGAGCTGTG AAAAGGGGGTGATCATCGTGCAGGCAGCTCTGTATGGACGTAGAGACACAGAGACCTGCAGCGAAGGCAAGCCTGTAGCCGAGCTCTCCGACACAAGCTGCTCCCAGTCTGGAACTCTGGATGTCCTCAAGGAAAG ATGTAATGGCAAAGAGGTGTGTGAAATAGATATAACCGTGGTTAATACTCCTGATCCCTGCTCTAGCATCTACAAGTACCTGGACACCACCTACAGCTGCTTCCCAGCAG TCCACAGTGTGACCTGTGAGGGATCTCTGGCATACCTCCAGTGTG ATGATGGGCAGCTTATTTCTGTCTTAGGGGCTTTTTATGGACGTAGTGACCAGTCAACATGCATTTATGGGCCTCCCACTGGTGAGGTTCAAAATGTCCAATGCCACTATGCTGCTACTGAAGTTGCTGACAG CTGTAACGACAGAAGCAGCTGTTCGGTCAAAGCAGCTGACTCAGTGTTTGATGACCTGTGTTCAGCCACCTACAAGTACCTGGAGGTTGCCTACATCTGTAAGC ATCCTGAGAATGGAAGTCAAGACTGA